The Spirulina subsalsa PCC 9445 region AATTGCCGCCCATCATCCGCAATTGGGAGAGTATTGTTTATATAGTCAGGGCAACACCTGCGTTTTATTCACGGATAATGAAACTAATTTAGACCGACTCTTTCACGTTCCCAATGAGGGAGATTATGTAAAGGATGGGATTAATGATTATGTTGTGAACCGTCAAAAAGAGGCGGTTAATCCCCATAAAACAGGGACAAAAGCCGCCCCCCATTACTTTATGGATCTACCCGCAGGAGGTCGCAAAATTATTCAATTGCGGCTCAGTCAAAACCGAGATATCGCCCAACCTTTTGGGGAGGAGTTTGAGCGTATTTTTATCACCCGCCAACGAGAAGCTAATGAGTTTTATGATCAACTTGCTCCCCGTTCTTTAACGGTAGAACAACGGCAGATTCAACGACAAGCTTTTGCGGGGTTGTTGTGGAACAAACAATATTATAACTACAATGTTGCCCAGTGGTTAAAAGGGGATGAAACCATGCCCGCCCCTGCACCAGAACGGGAATTTATTCGCAATCGGCAATGGATTCATCTGGAGAGTGAGGAGATTATTTCCATGCCGGATAAGTGGGAATATCCTTGGTTTGCGGCGTGGGATTTAGCGTTTCATTGTATTCCCTTGGCGTTAATTGATCCGGATTTTGCGAAACAGCAACTGGATTTAATGACGCGGGAATGGTATATGCACCCCAACGGTCAAATTCCCGCCTATGAGTGGAATTTTAATGATGTTAACCCCCCTGTGGAAGCTTGGGCGACTTGGCGGGTGTATAAGATTGAAAAGAAATATAGCGGAAAAGGCGATCGCACTTTTCTAGAACGAGTCTTTCAAAAACTGCTGTTAAACTTTACTTGGTGGGTGAACCGCAAAGATACCGACGGAAAGAACGTCTTTGAGGGCGGGTTTTTGGGCTTAGATAATATTGGCGTGTTTGACCGCAGCGCACAACTCCCCACGGGGGGACACTTAGAACAAGCTGATAGTACCAGTTGGATGGCCATGTATTGTTTAAATATGTTGGCTATCGCCCTAGAATTAGCCAAAGAGAACCCAGTCTATGAAGACATGGCTACTAAATTCTTTGAACACTTCCTCTATATTGCCGATGCACTCAACCATATTGGCGGCGATAAAACCCAACTCTGGGACAATGAGGAGGGATTCTTTTTTGATGTTCTCAACCTCCCCAACGGCGAACAAATTCCCCTTAAAATTCGCTCCATCGTGGGGTTAATTCCCCTCTTGGCCATTACCACCCTTGAACCCGACCTATTAGAGCAATTTCCGCGCTTTAAAGCCCGTTTAGAGTGGTTTATAGGCCATCGTTCCGACCTCAAGCGTAATGTGGCCTGTATGGAAACGAGCGGGGAGAAAGCACGGCGGATGTTAGCCTTATGTTATGCTACACGCGATCGCCTCGTCCCAGAAGACAAACTCAGACGCATCCTCAACAAACTCCTCGACGAAAACGAATTTCTCAGCCCCTACGGAATTCGTTCCCTCTCTCGTTACCACCACGATAACCCCTATAGTTTTTGGGTAGGAGACAAGGAATATCGCGTCAGTTACGAACCAGCCGAGTCCACCAGCGCCTTATTTGGCGGCAATTCCAACTGGCGCGGCCCCATTTGGCTCCCCCTCAATTTCCTGATTATCGAGGCCCTGCAACAGTTTCACCACTATCTCGGAGATCAATTCCAAGTCGAATGTCCCACCGCATCCGGTCAATGGATGAACCTCTGGCAAGTATCCCAAGACCTCTCCCAGCGTCTCATCCGTCTCTTCCTCAATAACCCCTCCGGTTGTCGTCCCGTATTTGGGGGCAATAACAAATTCCAATATGACCCCCAATGGCACAATGCCCTGTTATTCTACGAGTATTTTCACGGCGACAACGGCGCAGGCATTGGAGCCAGTCATCAAACCGGGTGGACAGGATTAATTGCCAAGTTAATCCAACAAATGGGTGAGTATGGAGGATAAAAACCCATGAAAACCGACAGCATCTTTTACCGTATCTTTCAACAATATCCCCGCAGTTTCTTTGAACTCCTGAATCGTCCTCCCACAGAAGCCAATAACTACCAATTCACCTCCGTAGAAGTCAAACAACTAGCCTTTCGCTTAGATGGTCTATTCCTCCCCGTCTCAGAGGATGCCACCCAGCCTTTTTATCTAGCCGAGGTTCAATTCCAACCCGACGAAACCCTGTACTATCGCCTTTTCGCCGAACTCTTCCTCTACCTTCGTCAATACCAACCCCCTCACCCTTGGCGAGTTGTCGTGATTTATCCCACTCGTACCATTGAACGGGAACCCCCCCAACACTTCAGGGAGTTATTGCGCTCTAGTCAAGTGACTCGGGTTTATCTCGACGAGTTAGAAGGAGTACAGGAACGTCTAGGAGTGAGTATAATTCAATTAGTGGTGGAAGAAGAGAGCCAAGCAATGGAACTGGCTCAAAGACTGATTGAACAAGCTCAAGAGGAGTTATCCCCAACAACCATTCAACGAGATATTATTGACTTAATTGAAACAATAGTCGTTTACAAATTACCCCAACTGAGTCGAGAGGAAATAGCGGAAATGTTAGGACTAACCGATTTAAAACAAACTCGTTTTTATCAAGAAGCCTTTGAAGAAGGTCGCCAAGAAGGTCGTCAAGAAGGTCGTCAAGAAGGTCGTCAAGAAGGTCGTCAAGAAGGTCGTCAAGAAGGTCGTCAAGAAGGTATAGAACAGGGCTTACAGCAAGGCATAGAGCAAGGCATAGAACAGGGGTTACAGCAAGCGCAAAGAAACCTAGTTCAACGTCTTCTAAGTCGTGGTCAGAGTCCCTCAGAAATTGCTGAGTTGCTAGACTTACCCCTAGAAAGAGTTCAGCAACTTCTCTAGGAGGGGGAGAATCAGGAGGATAAAAACCCATGAAAACCGACAGCATCTTTTACCGTATCTTTCAACAATATCCCCGCAGTTTCTTTGAACTCCTGAATCGTCCTCCCACAGAAGCCAATAACTACCAATTCACCTCCGTAGAAGTCAAACAACTAGCCTTTCGCTTAGATGGTCTATTCCTCCCCGTCTCAGAGGATGCCACCCAGCCTTTTTATCTAGCCGAGGTTCAATTCCAACCCGACGAAACCCTGTACTATCGCCTTTTCGCCGAACTCTTCCTCTACCTTCGTCAATACCAACCCCCTCACCCTTGGCGAGTTGTCGTGATTTATCCCACTCGTACCATTGAACGGGAACCCCCCCAACACTTCAGGGAGTTATTGCGCTCTAGTCAAGTGACTCGGGTTTATCTCGACGAGTTAGAAGGAGTACAGAAACATCTAGGAGTGAGTATAATTCAATTAGTGGTGGAAGAAGAGAGTCAAGCAATGGAACTGGCTCAAAGACTGATTGAACAAGCTCAAGAGGAGTTATCCCCAACAACCATTCAACGAGATATTATTGACTTAATTGAAACGATAGTCGTTTACAAATTACCCCAACTGAGTCGAGAGGAAATAGCGGAAATGTTAGGACTAACCGATTTAAAACAAACTCGTTTTTATCAAGAAGCCTTTGAAGAAGGTCGCCAAGAAGGTCGTCAAGAAGGTCGTCAAGAAGGTCGTCAAGAAGGTATAGAACAGGGCTTACAGCAAGGCATTGAACAGGGCTTACAGCAAGCGCAAAGAAACCTAGTGCAACGTCTTCTAAGTCGTGGTCAGAGTCCCTCAGAAATTGCTGAGTTGCTAGACTTACCCCTAGAACGAGTTCAGGAACTTCTCTGATGACACCCAGCCTTTTTATTTAGTTGAGGTTCAATTCCAACCCGATGAAACCCTGTACTATCGACTTTTCGCCGAACTCTTCCTCTACCTCCGTCAATACCAACCCCCTCACCCTTGGCGAGTTGTCGCTACACCCAACCTACGGGACTAGGGGACTGTTTGGGGTTAAATCTAGGGTGGCGTAGATTTGGGCGAGGGGGGCGGTGATTGCTAGGCTCTCGATCCGGGCGATCGCATCTAATCCTTGATAGGTGGCTAAAACCCAGTGTTGTTCGTCAATACGGTGAAACACTTCCACACAATAATCTTGAGAACTGACTAAAACATAATCTTGTAAACTGGGAATCCTTCGATAACTTTGGAACTTTTTCCCTCGGTCAAAGGACTCGGTTGATTCTGATAAAACTTCAATAGTGACTTGAGGGGTATCGACGTAAACCAAATTGGCATCATCACTAGGATCACAAGTGACCAACAAATCAGGATAAAAAAACCGCTTTCCCTCCTCAATTCTAACCTTAATATCTGCCATGAAGGTCTGACAGGTGGGATTTCTTAAACCACTGCGTAAGAGGAGAGCCACGTTTAAGCTAATAATATTATGAGCTTTAGTTGTCCCCGCTATTGCATAAATATCTCCCTCCCAATATTCATGTTTAATTGGGCTGTGTAGTTCACGCTCTAGGTATTCTTCGGAGGTAATTGGAGCATGGGATTGAACAGCAATCATAGTTTTTTTGGGGCTAGTAATGAGTGGGGATGGTTCTGTAATGTCTGGTTAAACGTGGGGAGTTGATAATTATTACCTATTCCCTATTCCCTTGTTGGGTTTCGCTGTCGCTACACCCAACCTACGGGATAGCGAGGAATATGATTCCTATGTTACCCCAGTCCTCAAAACATCCGATAATGGATTAGTCGTCCGTAAAGAACAGAAAAGAATGCAAATTCAAGCCCTAGATACCACCCGATTGGATTGGACCGGAGATGCACTGGCGATCGCAATCTGGGAAGGACAAACCGAAATCACCGGGGAACTCGCGACCCTTAACGAACGCTTCCAAGGCACTCTACAAGAACTCATCACCGAAACAGCATTTGAGGGCAAGTTAGGCACCCTCGCCACGGCACGCATCGGCAGTAATAGTCCCGTGCGGAAACTGATCCTCGTCGGTTTAGGCCAAGAAGAGAGCCTAGAATTAGATCATCTGCGCACCAGTGCGGCCACCATTGCCCGCACAGCCAAACAGCAAAACGTCAAAACCTTGGGCATTGCCTTACCCATCGCCCAAGATGCGGTCTTATCCGCCCAAGGAATTACAGAGGGGTTACTCCTCGCCCTCCATGTGGACAACCGCTTTAAATCAGAACCAGATCCTAAACCTGCCCAAATTGAAACCGTCCATCTGTTGGGGTTAGGGGAACAAAGCGCCGCCATTGCTCAAGCTGAGGCCATTGTTTCTGGGGTGATTCTGGCGCGGGAATTAGTGGCGGCCCCGGCCAATGTTGTCACTCCGATTACCCTCGCGGAAACGGCGACCCAATTGGCGCAAGACTAC contains the following coding sequences:
- a CDS encoding Uma2 family endonuclease, which gives rise to MIAVQSHAPITSEEYLERELHSPIKHEYWEGDIYAIAGTTKAHNIISLNVALLLRSGLRNPTCQTFMADIKVRIEEGKRFFYPDLLVTCDPSDDANLVYVDTPQVTIEVLSESTESFDRGKKFQSYRRIPSLQDYVLVSSQDYCVEVFHRIDEQHWVLATYQGLDAIARIESLAITAPLAQIYATLDLTPNSPLVP
- a CDS encoding Rpn family recombination-promoting nuclease/putative transposase, with the protein product MKTDSIFYRIFQQYPRSFFELLNRPPTEANNYQFTSVEVKQLAFRLDGLFLPVSEDATQPFYLAEVQFQPDETLYYRLFAELFLYLRQYQPPHPWRVVVIYPTRTIEREPPQHFRELLRSSQVTRVYLDELEGVQKHLGVSIIQLVVEEESQAMELAQRLIEQAQEELSPTTIQRDIIDLIETIVVYKLPQLSREEIAEMLGLTDLKQTRFYQEAFEEGRQEGRQEGRQEGRQEGIEQGLQQGIEQGLQQAQRNLVQRLLSRGQSPSEIAELLDLPLERVQELL
- a CDS encoding MGH1-like glycoside hydrolase domain-containing protein is translated as MNTEQRRLQEIKDQNIPWKKWGPYLSERQWGTVREDYSHDGQAWDYFSHDQARSRAYRWGEDGLGGISDDHQLLCFAIALWNGQDPILKERLFGLTGTEGNHGEDVKEYYFYLDNIPTHAYMKFLYKYPQHPFPYSHLIRENAQRGREGMEFELLDTGIFSENRYFDVCVEYAKASPEDILIKITVDNRGSDEATLHVLPMLWFRNTWSWEGGKEKPKLEQISSTNDFRKIAAHHPQLGEYCLYSQGNTCVLFTDNETNLDRLFHVPNEGDYVKDGINDYVVNRQKEAVNPHKTGTKAAPHYFMDLPAGGRKIIQLRLSQNRDIAQPFGEEFERIFITRQREANEFYDQLAPRSLTVEQRQIQRQAFAGLLWNKQYYNYNVAQWLKGDETMPAPAPEREFIRNRQWIHLESEEIISMPDKWEYPWFAAWDLAFHCIPLALIDPDFAKQQLDLMTREWYMHPNGQIPAYEWNFNDVNPPVEAWATWRVYKIEKKYSGKGDRTFLERVFQKLLLNFTWWVNRKDTDGKNVFEGGFLGLDNIGVFDRSAQLPTGGHLEQADSTSWMAMYCLNMLAIALELAKENPVYEDMATKFFEHFLYIADALNHIGGDKTQLWDNEEGFFFDVLNLPNGEQIPLKIRSIVGLIPLLAITTLEPDLLEQFPRFKARLEWFIGHRSDLKRNVACMETSGEKARRMLALCYATRDRLVPEDKLRRILNKLLDENEFLSPYGIRSLSRYHHDNPYSFWVGDKEYRVSYEPAESTSALFGGNSNWRGPIWLPLNFLIIEALQQFHHYLGDQFQVECPTASGQWMNLWQVSQDLSQRLIRLFLNNPSGCRPVFGGNNKFQYDPQWHNALLFYEYFHGDNGAGIGASHQTGWTGLIAKLIQQMGEYGG
- a CDS encoding Rpn family recombination-promoting nuclease/putative transposase; protein product: MKTDSIFYRIFQQYPRSFFELLNRPPTEANNYQFTSVEVKQLAFRLDGLFLPVSEDATQPFYLAEVQFQPDETLYYRLFAELFLYLRQYQPPHPWRVVVIYPTRTIEREPPQHFRELLRSSQVTRVYLDELEGVQERLGVSIIQLVVEEESQAMELAQRLIEQAQEELSPTTIQRDIIDLIETIVVYKLPQLSREEIAEMLGLTDLKQTRFYQEAFEEGRQEGRQEGRQEGRQEGRQEGRQEGRQEGIEQGLQQGIEQGIEQGLQQAQRNLVQRLLSRGQSPSEIAELLDLPLERVQQLL